One genomic window of Arachis hypogaea cultivar Tifrunner chromosome 8, arahy.Tifrunner.gnm2.J5K5, whole genome shotgun sequence includes the following:
- the LOC112706150 gene encoding FCS-Like Zinc finger 6 yields MLGKRGRPPMKRTTSMSEITFDLATDPKPPPPPPPPPPPLFPLSEQTPDFLFACCLCKRRLVPGSDIYMYRGDSGFCSQECRQQQMNQDEKRKDKCAVASNKQLVATAPSGSQLATT; encoded by the exons atgttaGGGAAGAGAGGTCGTCCTCCAATGAAGAGAACCACCAGCATGTCTGAGATAACCTTCGATCTCGCTACGGATCccaaaccaccaccaccaccaccaccaccaccgccgccACTATTCCCACTCTCCGAACAAACCCCTGACTTCCTTTTTGCTTGCTGTCTCTGCAAACGGCGCTTGGTTCCTGGCTCTGACATATACATGTACAG GGGTGATAGTGGGTTCTGCAGTCAGGAATGCCGTCAACAGCAGATGAACCAGGACGAAAAGAGGAAGGATAAGTGTGCTGTGGCATCAAACAAACAACTTGTTGCAACCGCACCTTCTGGATCCCAACTTGCAACAACCTAA
- the LOC112705011 gene encoding uncharacterized protein: MVRGGIAIDLNSGDSELDWKLDGRMYKKDQSRKWRRQGEEDQDSLWEASRETTDKKIEANRSRTYPVTWRPPPENWLKANVDAAFRKYNGTGAIAVVIKNSKGKMLLGFSGKIQAKSSTVAHAQAIRQALIIVNNLNMDKTLIESDNLKLIQTIKSKTTIGEALAIIQGIQILMENLPEKGMTWTPRNGSRLAHAVAKAVESKTLHSTWSTHPLAEIQSILRSEIRT, from the exons ATGGTTCGGGGCGGAATTGCAATAGACCTCAACAGCGGAGACAGTGAACTTGATTGGAAGTTGGATGGTAGAATGTATAAGAAAGATCAGAGCAGGAAATGGAGACGACAAGGAGAAGAGGATCA AGACAGTTTATGGGAAGCTAGTAGAGAAACAACAGATAAAAAAATAGAAGCCAATAGAAGTAGAACTTACCCGGTGACATGGAGACCTCCTCCTGAAAATTGGCTGAAAGCGAATGTTGATGCTGCCTTTCGAAAGTACAATGGGACAGGCGCAATAGCTGTGGTGATTAAAAATAGTAAAGGAAAGATGCTATTAGGATTTTCAGGGAAGATTCAAGCCAAATCAAGCACCGTGGCACATGCCCAAGCAATAAGACAAGCATTAATCATAGTGAACAATTTGAACATGGACAAAACGCTAATAGAATCAGACAATTTAAAGCTCATTCAAACAATTAAATCCAAGACAACCATAGGAGAAGCATTGGCTATCATCCAAGGTATTCAAATTTTAATGGAAAACTTACCTGAAAAAGGAATGACTTGGACTCCCAGAAATGGTAGTCGTCTTGCTCATGCAGTGGCAAAGGCTGTGGAATCAAAAACGTTACATTCGACCTGGAGCACTCATCCACTTGCAGAAATACAAAGTATTCTTAGGAGTGAGATTCGAACATGA